A genomic segment from Xyrauchen texanus isolate HMW12.3.18 chromosome 21, RBS_HiC_50CHRs, whole genome shotgun sequence encodes:
- the LOC127661540 gene encoding EH domain-containing protein 2-like: MSRWGRKNVKKAPEVIRTVTEGLKSLYRKKLLPLEQYYDFHDFHSPSLEDADFDNKPMVLVVGQYSTGKTTFIKYLLEQEVPGSRIGPEPTTDCFTAIMHGDVEGLIPGNALIVDPNKPFRKLNPFGNTFLNRFQCAQLPNQVLESISIIDTPGILSGAKQRVSRGYDFPAVLRWFAERVDRIILLFDAHKLEISDEFSEAIGALRGNEDKLRVVLNKADMVDTQQLMRVYGALMWSLGKVFGTPEVLRVYIGSFWSEPLMVTDNRKLFEMEEEDLFTDIQNLPRNAALRKLNDLVKRARLVRVHAHIISYLKQEMPSVFRKDNKKKNLIYQLPVIFSKIQLQHHISPGDFPDCAKMQEQLMAHDFTKFKALKPNLIAMLDELMSIDIAKLMPLLRQEEIEGGFQHGVQGGAFLGTRAGPFVEGDPFGENADENGEVGEEDEEWIVTKDKPKYDEIFYNLSPNEGKLSGTKAKDWMVSTRLPNSVLGRIWKLSDVDRDGMLDDEEFALASHLIEVKLEGHGLPPELPARLVPPSKRRQKGSDA; encoded by the exons ATGTCACGCTGGGGACGGAAGAATGTCAAGAAGGCCCCTGAGGTGATCAGGACAGTCACTGAGGGCCTCAAGTCACTCTACAGAAAGAAGCTTCTGCCACTGGAGCAGTACTATGACTTCCATGATTTCCACTCACCGAGTCTGGAGGACGCTGACTTCGACAACAAACCCATGGTGCTAGTGGTTGGCCAGTACTCTACTGGAAAGACCACCTTCATCAA GTATTTGCTGGAACAGGAGGTGCCTGGGAGTCGCATAGGGCCAGAGCCTACCACCGACTGCTTCACTGCTATCATGCACGGAGATGTGGAGGGGCTCATTCCTGGAAATGCCCTTATAGTGGATCCCAATAAACCCTTTCGCAAGCTTAATCCCTTCGGAAACACCTTCCTCAACAG ATTCCAGTGTGCACAACTGCCCAATCAGGTCCTGGAAAGCATCAGCATCATTGACACTCCAGGCATCCTGTCCGGGGCCAAACAGAGAGTTAGCCGAG GATATGActtcccagcagttctccgctGGTTTGCTGAGCGCGTGGACCGGATCATCCTTCTCTTTGATGCCCACAAGCTGGAGATCTCAGATGAATTCTCAGAGGCCATCGGGGCCCTCAGGGGCAACGAAGACAAACTCCGTGTTGTGCTGAACAAGGCTGATATGGTTGATACCCAGCAGCTCATGCGAGTGTACGGAGCTTTGATGTGGTCTCTTGGGAAAGTGTTTGGTACTCCTGAAGTTCTGAGAGTTTACATCGGGTCCTTCTGGTCTGAGCCACTTATGGTGACCGATAACCGCAAGTTATTTGAGATGGAGGAGGAAGATCTGTTCACTGATATCCAGAATCTGCCGCGCAACGCAGCCCTGCGTAAACTTAATGACCTTGTCAAGAGGGCTCGTCTTGTGAGG GTACATGCCCATATCATCAGTTACTTGAAGCAGGAGATGCCTTCTGTCTTCAGGAaggacaataaaaaaaagaacctgATCTACCAGCTCCCAGTCATATTCTCCAAGATCCAGCTACAGCATCATATCTCCCCTGGAGACTTTCCTGATTGTGCTAAGATGCAG GAGCAACTAATGGCACATGACTTCACCAAATTCAAAGCCCTGAAACCTAACCTGATAGCAATGCTGGATGAGCTAATGTCCATCGATATTGCCAAACTGATGCCACTTCTCAGGCAGGAAGAAATAGAGGGTGGTTTCCAACATGGGGTCCAAGGCGGGGCCTTCTTGGGAACTCGTGCTGGACCCTTTGTGGAAGGCGACCCCTTTGGTGAGAATGCAGATGAAAATGGTGAGGTGGGTGAGGAAGATGAGGAATGGATTGTAACAAAGGATAAGCCCAAGTATGATGAGATCTTCTACAACCTGTCACCAAACGAGGGCAAACTGAGTGGCACCAAAGCCAAAGATTGGATGGTGAGCACAAGGCTGCCTAACTCCGTGTTGGGCCGCATCTGGAAGCTCTCGGATGTGGACCGTGATGGCATGCTGGATGATGAGGAGTTTGCCCTGGCGAGCCACCTGATTGAAGTGAAACTGGAGGGCCATGGGTTGCCCCCTGAGTTGCCTGCCCGTCTAGTGCCACCATCCAAGCGTCGACAAAAAGGCTCTGATGCTTAG